A portion of the Gigantopelta aegis isolate Gae_Host chromosome 10, Gae_host_genome, whole genome shotgun sequence genome contains these proteins:
- the LOC121382950 gene encoding uncharacterized protein LOC121382950, which translates to MKFLFTLDYTKTVFFIFLTLCIVDGRGRRRAKRGNGKCNEYSFAEYNLTFFGDWSKENFPRMYPRYRPKAQWSQLIGRTHGRTYHMWSEGQYASPALQKFVEERNTMLFDREAQGYNDTRDLFTAAPIRGGVGRSSLRIFADGQHSKLSFVVKVIPSPDWFVGVDSLDLCKNGHWRRKIYAHLRPMDAGTDRGFTYTSPNWPAFPQEKIFQITPNFPNHPASSFYDESQARVPRMAHAIVEKVVEYRKKGSPRMPLDSGPSAIVYEQEHERQERFRLVMRPTDAVTASPEKPSLADSDYLTRLNAELQRKLQKPAISRQRTLFDLELLKGPKPTSTLRRQLVIRNTLLDSPASETIRPTMQSRDSVLEKHVERSKTIRQQLAYANPPHVADQKPTPVLAERNSESPEEQTEISEHSEKTDKYMDTDYQDMRIITPKLVLQKHLVMSARRGTVKDDDLYDISQTEGHSHAALQTVPDPTENTNTTDTDYSQTDSDVTRSHPSEIAPTRSSTEVDTERRPIYGEAYRTDYMRDFSARENAGSIFGILSDTPTKSNVRDTDTTYRETTDTEVRETEARDKETTNTRTTDSDTTDTGTTDIQEAEPTEDVQTETQIYIEEAARHREERVVPVKTTNKEVVQNETESHHQYHDNHDDHEAGSTVKSEPPSYHGTRFQNTGYEDNVGDLDCIVGEWSDWSSCSKTCGFGVKRRSRTVTQYEQNRGLPCPRLDQEALCGSMRNCKWNYFSNIFSTNPKRRRRRRRWHTRHG; encoded by the exons ATGAAGTTCCTGTTCACACTGGATTACACAAAAActgttttcttcatttttctCACTCTGTGCATCGTCGatggaagaggaagaagaagagcaAAGCGGGGAAATGGGAAGTGTAATGAATATTCGTTTGCCGAGTACAATTTGACCTTTTTTGGAGACTGGTCAAAAGAGAACTTTCCTCGGATGTATCCACGCTACAGACCCAAAGCCCAGTGGTCTCAATTAATAg GTCGGACACATGGACGGACGTACCACATGTGGTCCGAGGGTCAGTACGCGTCTCCCGCTCTCCAGAAGTTCGTCGAAGAAAGGAATACAATGCTGTTCGACAGAGAGGCTCAAGGCTACAACGACACTCGGGATCTGTTTACGGCAGCACCGATCAGAGGCGGAGTTGGACGGTCCTCTCTCAGGATATTCGCTGACGGACAACATTCCAAG CTTTCATTCGTTGTCAAGGTGATTCCGAGTCCTGATTGGTTCGTTGGCGTAGACAGCCTTGACCTCTGTAAGAACGGACACTGGCGACGAAAGATCTACGCCCACCTTCGACCAATGGATGCTGGGACAGACAGAGGTTTTACGTACACTTCGCCAAACTGGCCAGCATTTCCACAAGAGAAAATATTTCAGATCACTCCTAACTTCCCAAATCACCCAGCCAGTTCCTTTTACGACGAGAGTCAAGCACGAGTCCCCAGAATGGCGCATGCTATCGTTGAAAAGGTGGTAGAATACCGCAAGAAAGGAAGCCCACGCATGCCGCTCGACTCGGGTCCCAGTGCTATTGTTTACGAACAAGAACACGAACGTCAGGAGCGATTTCGGCTGGTGATGAGACCGACGGACGCCGTGACAGCTAGTCCAGAAAAACCCAGCCTCGCAGATTCGGATTATTTGACGAGACTTAACGCCGAACTGCAGCGCAAACTGCAAAAGCCAGCAATCTCACGACAACGCACGCTTTTTGACCTGGAGTTACTTAAAGGGCCAAAGCCAACATCTACTCTAAGGAGACAACTTGTCATTAGAAACACATTGCTGGATTCACCAGCAAGTGAAACTATACGTCCGACAATGCAGTCTAGAGATTCAGTTCTTGAAAAACACGTTGAGAGATCTAAAACTATCAGGCAACAACTAGCATATGCAAACCCCCCACATGTAGCGGATCAAAAACCAACACCAGTACTCGCTGAAAGAAATTCAGAATCACCAGAAGAACAAACAGAAATATCAGAACATTCTGAGAAGACAGATAAATATATGGACACTGACTATCAGGACATGCGAATAATAACACCGAAACTGGTGCTTCAAAAGCATCTAGTAATGTCAGCAAGAAGAGGAACTGTGAAAGACGACGATCTGTACGACATATCGCAAACAGAGGGCCATTCCCACGCAGCTTTACAGACCGTGCCTGATCCAACAGAAAACA CCAACACAACAGACACTGACTACAGTCAAACAGACTCTGATGTTACAAGATCTCATCCATCCGAGATTGCACCGACACGTTCTAGTACTGAGGTAGATACAGAACGGCGACCAATTTACGGCGAAGCTTATCGGACTGACTATATGAGAGACTTTTCCGCAAGAGAAAACGCCGGCTCCATATTTGGGATCTTAAGTGACACACCAACGAAAAGCAATGTTAGAGACACGGACActacatacagagagacaacAGACACAGAAGTAAGAGAAACGGAAGCACGAGACAAGGAGACAACAAACACGAGGACGACAGATTCAGATACAACAGACACGGGTACGACAGACATCCAAGAAGCTGAACCGACAGAGGATGTCCAGACTGAGACTCAGATATACATTGAAGAAGCTGCTCGTCACCGAGAGGAAAGAGTCGTTCCTGTGAAAACCACTAACAAAGAGGTCGTCCAGAACGAGACAGAAAGTCATCACCAATACCATGACAACCATGATGACCATGAGGCTGGCAGCACAGTAAAAAGCGAACCGCCATCATACCATGGGACAAGATTCCAAAACACGGGATATGAAG ACAACGTAGGCGACCTTGACTGCATCGTCGGCGAGTGGTCGGACTGGAGTTCGTGCAGCAAGACGTGTGGGTTTGGCGTCAAGCGGCGCTCCAGAACGGTGACGCAATACGAACAGAACCGCGGACTTCCGTGTCCGCGGCTCGACCAGGAGGCGCTGTGTGGGAGCATGCGCAACTGCAAGTGGAACTACTTCAGCAACATCTTCTCTACAAACCCCAAACGAAGACGACGTCGACGACGATGGCACACTCGACATGGCTGA